A genome region from Schlesneria paludicola DSM 18645 includes the following:
- a CDS encoding alkyl/aryl-sulfatase, translating to MIVQRHAAWLFLLIGIAVGRVTLGPTEHRDTGAEDRLTSPAITFPTSPISACEPPTHQLFKSPKVDHTVLQTVTAATSIARARGPKGATAATRQAQQKLAERLDFSDKQDFEDARRGFIAPLPNDGIVHDGQGRIIWNLNERSIASPEQSSPDTVNPSLWRQAQLLGIGGLFKVSERIFQVRGLDLANITFIEGETGLIVIDPLLSSETAKAALDLYYAHRPHLPVISVIITHCHPDHFGGLSGVVSDEELAAGKVSIIAPKFFLDEVISENVLAGNAMQRRAGYMYGSLLPKGPQGDVGNGLGLGTSAGTTTLIKPTDSISHTGELRVIDGLTFEFQLTPGSEAPAEMHLYIHELKGLCPAENATHTMHNLYTLRGAKIRDARAWASYLQQTIDLFGHRTDVLFAPHHWPVWDQEQIVNHLSSQRDLYKFIHDQTLRLANSGHNMLECAEQIQLPPEIERHWANRGYYGSLNHNVKAVWNFYLGWFDGHPARLHPLPPKEAGANYLDYMGGIDQVVAKARESFNRGEYRWVAQVLDHAVSAEPEHLPARELLADALEQLGYQAESGPWRNFYLTGAQELREGIRVPETTTTASTQSIAALPLEAIFDSLAVRLDSGLAADSNLAINFKFTDTDEQYLLTLQHGVLNHFAGRQHPSADCTVRVTRPAFDEILDGRSSFARQVFSGEARINGKPRKLMEFFQPIEQFEPWFDVMRPHIVVNSAELAQQEAL from the coding sequence ATGATCGTTCAACGTCACGCCGCCTGGCTGTTTCTGCTTATCGGGATTGCAGTGGGGCGAGTCACACTCGGCCCCACCGAACATCGCGACACAGGTGCGGAAGACAGGCTCACATCCCCCGCCATCACCTTCCCGACATCGCCAATTTCCGCTTGCGAACCACCGACGCACCAACTCTTCAAAAGCCCTAAGGTGGATCACACGGTACTACAAACCGTTACTGCAGCAACCTCGATCGCTCGCGCCCGAGGCCCCAAGGGCGCGACCGCCGCCACGCGACAGGCTCAACAGAAGCTTGCCGAACGACTCGACTTCTCAGACAAGCAGGACTTCGAGGATGCACGACGCGGTTTCATCGCACCGCTGCCCAACGACGGCATCGTACACGATGGACAAGGCCGAATCATCTGGAACCTGAACGAGCGATCCATTGCATCGCCCGAACAATCGTCGCCCGATACTGTGAATCCGAGCCTTTGGCGGCAGGCTCAACTCCTTGGAATCGGTGGCCTGTTCAAAGTCAGCGAACGTATTTTCCAGGTGCGTGGGCTCGATCTCGCGAACATCACATTCATTGAAGGCGAGACAGGCCTGATCGTGATCGACCCGCTGCTGAGCAGCGAAACGGCAAAAGCGGCACTCGATTTGTACTACGCACATCGGCCACACCTGCCGGTGATCAGCGTCATCATCACGCACTGTCACCCGGACCATTTTGGCGGACTCTCGGGCGTCGTCTCTGACGAAGAACTCGCCGCGGGCAAAGTAAGCATCATCGCACCAAAATTTTTCCTGGATGAGGTCATCAGTGAGAACGTCCTGGCAGGAAATGCCATGCAACGTCGAGCCGGATACATGTACGGCAGCCTGCTGCCGAAAGGGCCGCAAGGTGACGTCGGTAACGGATTGGGACTGGGAACGTCCGCAGGCACGACCACCTTGATCAAACCAACGGACAGCATTAGTCACACGGGTGAATTGCGGGTGATTGACGGTTTGACGTTCGAATTTCAGCTCACCCCGGGTAGTGAGGCTCCCGCCGAGATGCACCTCTATATCCACGAGCTGAAAGGTCTGTGCCCAGCGGAGAATGCGACGCATACGATGCACAACCTCTACACACTTCGGGGTGCCAAGATTCGTGATGCGCGAGCCTGGGCCAGCTATCTGCAGCAGACGATCGACCTTTTCGGCCATCGCACCGATGTCCTGTTTGCACCGCACCATTGGCCGGTCTGGGACCAGGAGCAAATCGTCAACCACCTCAGCAGCCAGCGTGATTTGTACAAGTTCATTCACGACCAGACATTGCGCCTGGCAAACAGCGGGCACAATATGCTCGAATGCGCCGAGCAAATCCAACTGCCCCCCGAGATCGAACGGCACTGGGCGAATCGCGGCTACTACGGCAGCCTCAATCACAACGTCAAGGCGGTATGGAATTTTTATCTCGGCTGGTTTGATGGCCACCCCGCGCGATTGCATCCCCTTCCACCGAAAGAAGCCGGCGCCAATTATCTCGATTACATGGGGGGCATCGATCAGGTCGTGGCGAAGGCCCGCGAGTCGTTCAACCGTGGAGAGTATCGCTGGGTCGCTCAGGTCCTCGACCATGCCGTCTCCGCCGAACCGGAACATCTTCCGGCACGCGAACTCCTTGCAGATGCTCTCGAACAGCTGGGTTATCAGGCAGAAAGCGGCCCGTGGCGGAACTTCTATCTGACAGGAGCCCAGGAGTTACGCGAAGGAATTCGCGTTCCGGAAACAACGACGACCGCGTCGACGCAATCGATCGCTGCCTTACCACTGGAGGCGATCTTTGATTCGCTCGCAGTACGACTTGATAGCGGTCTTGCCGCAGATTCGAATTTGGCGATCAACTTCAAGTTCACTGATACTGACGAACAGTATCTGCTCACACTTCAACACGGTGTCCTCAATCACTTCGCGGGTCGACAGCATCCCAGTGCCGATTGCACGGTACGCGTCACTCGTCCCGCGTTCGACGAAATTCTCGACGGCCGCAGCAGCTTTGCTCGGCAAGTCTTCAGCGGCGAGGCCCGGATCAACGGAAAGCCCCGCAAGCTGATGGAGTTCTTCCAACCCATTGAACAGTTTGAACCCTGGTTTGATGTTATGCGACCTCACATCGTCGTCAACTCGGCCGAACTGGCCCAGCAGGAAGCATTATGA
- a CDS encoding sulfatase family protein, protein MKLPVGNNSISLKGECLMRVIWHLFLALFCFTASGLASAADQATGKPNVIVILTDDQGTIDANCFGAKDLETPHIDGLAARGVRLTQFYAAAPVCSPSRAGLLTGRYPVRGGVPGNVSSTAGVAGMPTTQVTMAETFKAAGYATAHIGKWHLGYSEDTMPLAQGFQTSFGHMGGCIDNFSHFFYWQGPNRHDLHKDGREVQRPGRFFPDLMVEEASQFIGTNRERPFFVYFALNGPHYPYQGDPRWLERYKDLPYPRNLYAAFVSSIDERIGGLLKRVDELGLREKTIVVFQSDHGHSTEERAHLGGGSAGIYRGAKFSLFEGGIRVPAIISWPGRLPQGEARSQLAHGCDWLPTLAALAAVPLVEPDIDGVNLVPILNSADAATPHGLVHWHLSDLGEQWAVRDGDWKLIGNVKDSSGGELSADDKKLFLANLSEDPTERRNLAEQHPDLVCKLLQAHESWAASSVPKR, encoded by the coding sequence ATGAAGTTGCCGGTTGGAAACAATTCAATTTCATTGAAAGGTGAATGTTTGATGCGCGTGATCTGGCACCTCTTTCTTGCCCTCTTTTGCTTCACTGCCAGCGGATTGGCGAGTGCTGCCGACCAAGCGACGGGAAAGCCGAATGTCATCGTGATTCTGACCGACGATCAGGGGACGATCGACGCCAATTGTTTTGGTGCGAAAGATCTGGAAACCCCGCACATCGACGGTTTGGCCGCGCGGGGCGTACGGCTGACGCAGTTCTACGCGGCGGCACCGGTTTGTTCGCCATCCCGTGCCGGACTGCTGACGGGTCGCTATCCGGTGCGGGGCGGTGTTCCCGGTAACGTCAGCTCGACAGCGGGTGTTGCGGGAATGCCCACAACACAAGTCACGATGGCGGAAACCTTCAAGGCGGCCGGTTACGCAACGGCACACATTGGCAAATGGCACCTGGGCTATAGTGAAGATACCATGCCCTTGGCTCAAGGGTTTCAGACGTCCTTTGGGCATATGGGAGGTTGCATCGACAACTTCTCACACTTTTTCTACTGGCAGGGGCCGAACCGACACGATCTGCACAAGGATGGGCGCGAGGTGCAGCGACCGGGGCGTTTCTTTCCGGATCTGATGGTGGAGGAAGCGTCGCAATTTATCGGGACGAATCGCGAGCGGCCCTTCTTTGTCTATTTCGCCTTGAATGGTCCGCACTATCCGTATCAAGGTGATCCGCGGTGGCTCGAGCGATACAAAGATCTGCCCTACCCGCGAAACCTGTATGCGGCATTCGTATCGTCGATCGACGAGAGAATCGGCGGCTTGCTGAAGCGGGTTGACGAATTGGGACTGCGAGAAAAAACAATTGTCGTGTTTCAATCGGACCACGGTCATTCGACCGAAGAGCGAGCGCATCTTGGCGGCGGCAGCGCGGGAATCTACCGCGGTGCCAAGTTCAGTCTGTTCGAAGGAGGAATCCGGGTTCCCGCGATCATTTCGTGGCCAGGACGATTGCCGCAAGGCGAAGCCCGTTCGCAATTGGCTCATGGTTGTGATTGGTTGCCGACACTGGCGGCGCTCGCCGCTGTGCCGCTCGTCGAACCTGACATCGATGGCGTTAACCTGGTGCCAATTCTCAATTCCGCCGATGCGGCGACTCCGCATGGCCTTGTCCATTGGCACCTGTCGGACCTGGGTGAACAATGGGCCGTGCGGGACGGCGATTGGAAGTTGATCGGCAATGTGAAGGACAGCTCCGGTGGTGAGTTGAGTGCCGATGACAAGAAATTGTTTCTCGCCAATCTTTCCGAGGACCCCACCGAGCGTCGTAACCTGGCGGAACAGCATCCTGATCTCGTTTGCAAACTTCTTCAGGCGCACGAATCGTGGGCGGCAAGCAGTGTCCCGAAACGCTGA
- a CDS encoding sulfatase-like hydrolase/transferase, with translation MRIRILMSFVVFSAAELVCANEPVVTNVKPDTAGGKPNVLFVFTDDQAVDTIRAMGNSEIQTPNFDRLVHSGTTFTHCYNMGSWSPAVCVASRSMLLSGRSVWRAQKIYDTAEQEREAGRWWPSYLKGAGYRTYLTGKWHVKASPEKSFDVVRHVRGGMPKEHPDGYNRPLADRVDPWSPSDPRFGGFWEGGRHWSEIVADDAVDFLRQAADEPAPFFMYVAFNAPHDPRQSPREFVEMYPPEKISLPVNFLPEYPFKDLIGCEPTLRDEKLAPFPRTERAIRVHRAEYYAIVSHLDRQIGRILDALKASGKEQNTWIFFTADHGLAVGRHGLVGKQNLYEHSVRVPFVAVGPKAAAGERIDAPIYLQDVMPTALELAGVEKPAHVEFHSLVPLLEKRQTSSSYEAIYGAYLGLQRMIEADGYKLIVYPNAKTLRLYHVADDPYELKDLAGDPQYRVQITRLAKALRKAQQQTGDALSLAGLLPDE, from the coding sequence ATGCGAATCCGCATACTGATGAGTTTCGTGGTGTTCTCTGCGGCGGAATTGGTGTGTGCGAATGAACCTGTTGTGACGAACGTCAAACCGGATACCGCGGGTGGCAAGCCGAATGTCTTGTTTGTGTTCACCGACGATCAAGCGGTCGACACAATTCGGGCCATGGGAAATTCAGAGATTCAGACGCCGAATTTTGATCGCCTGGTTCACTCCGGCACCACATTTACTCATTGCTACAACATGGGCAGTTGGTCACCGGCAGTTTGCGTCGCGAGTCGCTCAATGCTGCTCAGTGGCCGGTCTGTCTGGCGGGCACAGAAGATTTATGACACAGCAGAGCAGGAACGCGAAGCGGGGCGATGGTGGCCCAGTTATCTCAAGGGGGCGGGCTATCGCACATACCTGACCGGCAAGTGGCATGTGAAGGCGTCACCCGAGAAAAGTTTTGATGTGGTTCGTCATGTTCGCGGCGGCATGCCGAAAGAGCATCCCGATGGGTACAACCGTCCGCTGGCAGATCGAGTTGATCCCTGGTCGCCGTCCGACCCTCGCTTTGGCGGATTCTGGGAGGGTGGGCGGCATTGGAGTGAAATCGTCGCCGACGATGCTGTCGATTTTCTCCGCCAGGCCGCCGACGAGCCGGCACCATTCTTCATGTATGTCGCGTTTAATGCCCCGCATGACCCGCGGCAATCTCCGCGTGAATTTGTCGAGATGTATCCGCCGGAAAAGATCTCGCTGCCAGTCAATTTCCTGCCCGAATATCCGTTTAAGGATCTGATCGGGTGCGAACCAACATTGCGTGATGAAAAGCTCGCACCGTTTCCACGAACGGAACGGGCAATCCGCGTTCATCGTGCCGAATACTATGCCATCGTCTCGCACCTTGATCGTCAGATCGGACGTATCCTGGATGCGCTGAAGGCGTCGGGTAAAGAACAAAACACGTGGATCTTCTTCACGGCTGACCATGGTCTGGCGGTGGGGAGACATGGATTGGTCGGCAAACAAAACTTATACGAACACAGCGTTCGAGTGCCCTTCGTCGCAGTGGGGCCCAAAGCCGCTGCGGGCGAGCGGATTGACGCACCGATCTATTTGCAAGATGTCATGCCGACCGCGTTGGAATTGGCGGGTGTCGAAAAGCCAGCGCATGTCGAATTTCATAGTCTGGTTCCGCTTCTGGAAAAGCGACAGACGTCGTCGTCGTACGAGGCGATTTATGGTGCATACTTGGGGCTGCAGCGAATGATTGAAGCGGATGGCTACAAACTGATTGTCTATCCGAATGCGAAAACGCTCAGGCTTTACCACGTTGCAGACGATCCGTATGAGCTGAAAGATCTGGCTGGCGATCCTCAGTATCGTGTCCAAATCACGCGACTCGCCAAGGCGTTGCGAAAGGCCCAGCAGCAGACGGGCGATGCTCTATCGCTGGCGGGATTGCTGCCCGATGAATGA
- a CDS encoding DUF1559 domain-containing protein, producing the protein MSISNGIPLFLSPVRSLPRRRGFTLIELLVVIAIIAVLIALLLPAVQQAREAARRTQCKNNLKQIGLALHNYHDAHNQFPPSMIFETGQLTARGNRAQRANGWAWTSFILPFIDQASLYGQLDFNTSLVTAANQIPIASKLQIAVCPSVPPINYCVVGAIKTPGILATNYVGNSGSYSLSAYYNSSDARRNGVFVEDAKIGIRDITDGTSNTIAVGETVFWGNGDTANTFYWDPSWFGRVQAAIPTSDCPECITRNGSNRMNPPSIASAVVLRNAFSSKHIGGAQFLLADGSVRFINESINTTSIDDETQPTSALGVYQLLCGRNDGQVVGEF; encoded by the coding sequence ATGAGCATTTCGAATGGCATCCCGCTTTTCCTTTCGCCAGTACGGTCGTTGCCCCGTCGGCGGGGCTTTACCTTGATCGAGCTGCTGGTCGTGATCGCGATCATCGCGGTGCTCATTGCCCTACTCTTACCTGCAGTGCAACAGGCGCGCGAGGCGGCTCGACGGACGCAATGCAAGAACAATTTGAAGCAGATCGGATTGGCACTACATAACTATCACGACGCCCACAACCAATTTCCCCCCTCAATGATCTTCGAAACCGGACAACTGACGGCACGTGGCAATCGGGCCCAGAGGGCAAACGGATGGGCGTGGACATCGTTCATTCTGCCTTTTATTGATCAGGCTTCCCTTTACGGGCAGCTCGATTTCAATACGTCGCTGGTCACCGCCGCGAATCAGATTCCAATTGCCAGCAAGCTGCAGATTGCTGTTTGTCCCTCGGTTCCTCCGATCAATTACTGCGTCGTCGGTGCAATCAAGACTCCAGGAATCCTCGCGACGAACTATGTGGGCAACAGTGGTTCGTACTCATTGAGCGCCTACTACAACAGTTCGGACGCGCGAAGGAACGGCGTGTTTGTCGAAGATGCCAAGATTGGAATTCGCGACATTACCGATGGGACTTCGAATACGATTGCGGTTGGCGAAACGGTGTTCTGGGGGAATGGCGACACCGCGAATACCTTTTACTGGGATCCCAGTTGGTTCGGACGTGTTCAGGCAGCGATTCCGACGAGTGATTGCCCCGAATGTATTACCCGCAACGGATCGAATCGGATGAACCCACCCAGCATTGCCAGTGCCGTTGTCTTGCGAAATGCATTTTCCAGCAAGCATATCGGTGGGGCTCAATTTCTGCTGGCCGATGGATCAGTCCGGTTTATCAACGAGTCCATCAACACGACCTCGATCGATGACGAAACGCAACCGACCAGTGCATTAGGGGTCTATCAGTTGCTTTGCGGCAGGAACGATGGACAAGTTGTGGGTGAATTTTAA
- a CDS encoding carboxypeptidase regulatory-like domain-containing protein: MIVLSVLLCGCGGNANLASVSGQVLLDGKPLPKAFLIFTPQEGKGAPAFGKTDNDGRYQLVFSGSSKGAWIGKNRVTISTADAISPEKTTPEVVPAAYNVKSDLFRTVESGRNTFDFDLKGDGPIKAEKPYTG, from the coding sequence ATGATTGTGTTGTCCGTGCTTCTTTGCGGGTGTGGAGGAAACGCGAATCTCGCCTCGGTTTCCGGCCAGGTGTTGCTTGATGGCAAGCCGCTTCCCAAGGCGTTTCTGATCTTTACGCCGCAGGAGGGCAAGGGAGCGCCTGCATTCGGTAAGACTGACAATGATGGCCGGTATCAGCTGGTTTTCTCTGGCAGCTCCAAGGGGGCATGGATCGGCAAGAACCGGGTCACGATCAGCACTGCCGATGCGATTAGTCCCGAGAAGACGACCCCCGAAGTGGTGCCTGCCGCTTACAACGTGAAGTCCGATCTCTTCCGCACGGTTGAATCGGGCCGCAACACCTTTGATTTCGACTTGAAGGGGGACGGCCCCATCAAGGCCGAGAAGCCGTATACGGGCTGA
- a CDS encoding GntR family transcriptional regulator yields MPLMLIATYIKDDLAARLKSGHGLPAPLTIDSLAAHYDVSFTPVRTALAELIEEGLLEKGPNRRLVVRQPQGSSPEELHAIRPPTPPSRPRDPFEVVANDLVQLSLQGRAVYLREEVTAEKYEISRSAIRNILHRLAGEGMLDHIPRRGWRLRPFRQNDLQAFVEVREVLELKALELARPKLVNDELQRMLDANPFPASPDAAPQIDESLHQYLINTAGNTYIRDFFARQGRYFRLMFQWEDHAYDIAVETIRQHREILTALIEGRWTAARKALSYHILHNHPILSRVAAIKATRPAEIDQETA; encoded by the coding sequence ATGCCGCTCATGTTGATCGCAACTTACATCAAAGATGACTTGGCGGCGCGGCTGAAGTCCGGGCATGGATTGCCGGCTCCACTGACCATTGATTCGCTGGCCGCCCACTACGACGTCAGTTTCACGCCGGTGCGAACCGCCCTGGCAGAACTGATCGAAGAAGGGCTACTCGAGAAGGGGCCGAACCGTCGGCTCGTCGTTCGGCAGCCCCAAGGCTCTTCTCCTGAAGAGTTGCACGCGATTCGCCCGCCAACACCGCCCTCGCGACCTCGAGATCCGTTCGAAGTCGTCGCCAACGATCTGGTACAGCTGAGTCTGCAGGGAAGGGCGGTCTACCTGCGAGAAGAAGTGACGGCTGAAAAGTATGAAATCAGCCGATCCGCCATTCGAAACATCCTGCATCGTCTGGCCGGCGAAGGAATGCTCGATCACATCCCTCGACGAGGGTGGCGGCTGCGACCGTTTCGCCAGAATGACCTGCAAGCATTCGTCGAAGTGCGTGAGGTGCTCGAGCTCAAGGCTTTAGAGCTGGCTCGCCCAAAGCTTGTCAACGACGAACTTCAGCGAATGCTGGATGCGAACCCATTTCCCGCATCACCCGATGCGGCCCCCCAAATTGACGAGTCACTCCATCAGTACCTGATCAACACGGCTGGCAATACCTATATCCGAGATTTCTTCGCACGTCAGGGGCGGTACTTTCGTCTGATGTTCCAGTGGGAAGACCACGCATATGACATCGCCGTTGAGACCATCCGCCAACACCGTGAGATTCTGACAGCACTTATCGAGGGGCGCTGGACGGCGGCCCGCAAAGCACTGTCCTATCACATCCTCCATAACCACCCCATCCTCAGCCGGGTTGCCGCAATCAAAGCGACACGTCCGGCCGAGATCGATCAGGAAACGGCCTGA
- a CDS encoding DUF1553 domain-containing protein, which yields MRQPTTACRPVGTGLRSVSLSTLKLCLPVVMTCIAYGADEPVDYLKKIKPILSARCVSCHGVLKQEGGLRLDTAAQAIKGGDSGAAITPGEPSTSLLLTRVSAPHESERMPPEGEPLKPEQIAAIRNWVSQQAPHAADEQPERDPHDHWSFKAVVRPAVPRLEHPSEEQTRWLMNPIDALISVEHRQRGIAPQVEASRSVWLRRVSLDLIGLPPSTAELDAFNADQSPDAYDKVVTRLLDSPQYGERWGRHWMDIWRYSDWWGLGAEVRNSQKHIWHWRDWIIESLNADKPYDQMLREMLAADELYPNDFDRLRATGYLARQYFIFNRTTWMDETVEHTSKSMLGLTLNCAKCHDHKYDPLSHVDYYSLRAIFEPYQIRTEMVPGQMDYEKDGIPRAFDAHLDEPTYLHIRGNDLNPDKSRVIPPAVPAILVSDRLKLTIEPISLPAEAPFPGLRDFVVQAHRNAAHQQIATARSAVETAEQSLRESEFAASAERDASIADALRPSNASTPALLHDNFSTPRPDLWEQFAGNWAYENGRLVQTQTGPARAALRLKQLPPTDFEAKLKYIPGAGGTWKSVGISCDVTDAGNELLAYVSAVTGQPKSQIAFKQGREYVYPPNAFQSCKVELHQPHDVVLRVRGTLLNMSFDGQHSIAFRLPSNLSRQSGHMELIAFDAAAEFLSFELYPLPPETKLIEDADYAKSTATTVLMPVDQAQLALSIAKKAHVTAQMQLASIEARATADQAVYGHRQPSGVTSSNDSISDSHTTMTLVLAASKSELSLAASRADEAFCRAELARLQAPADKKEEAEKKLTAAKSTLEAAVKAMETPKETHTPLPGAKKTQEDYQNRNADKPFPASSSGRRAAFAKWLTDPRNPLPARVAVNHIWTRHMGKPLVATVFDFGRNGAPPTHPALLDWLASELVEQNWSMKHLHRLIVLSETYRLSSSSANASDATLAADSDNRFYWRMNPVRMESQVVRDSLLFLAGELDLSMGGPSIAINDETSRRRSLYFVHSHNDHQKFLSTFDDASVLDCYRRAESIVPQQALALENSSFVTRMAGKISQRLANAQPDASDGDFIRSAYLSVLSVEPTSEEQATMSEILSRLTELARAKKRPNPESLARTTVVQTLINLNDFITIR from the coding sequence ATGCGTCAACCGACAACTGCCTGCCGCCCAGTGGGGACCGGATTGCGATCCGTTTCACTCTCGACTCTGAAGCTCTGCCTGCCTGTCGTGATGACGTGCATCGCATACGGAGCGGACGAACCCGTTGACTACTTGAAGAAGATTAAGCCGATCCTGTCGGCGCGCTGTGTTTCGTGCCATGGGGTCCTGAAGCAAGAAGGTGGCTTGAGGCTCGACACCGCCGCACAGGCCATCAAGGGTGGCGATTCTGGTGCGGCGATCACTCCCGGTGAGCCGTCGACCAGCCTGCTCCTGACGCGCGTCTCGGCACCACACGAATCAGAACGAATGCCACCCGAAGGTGAGCCACTAAAGCCGGAACAAATCGCCGCCATTCGAAATTGGGTCTCACAACAGGCCCCCCATGCCGCGGATGAACAACCGGAACGCGATCCACACGACCACTGGTCGTTTAAGGCCGTCGTACGCCCAGCAGTTCCGCGGCTTGAGCATCCATCGGAAGAACAAACACGATGGCTGATGAACCCGATCGATGCGTTGATCTCTGTCGAACACCGCCAGCGCGGGATCGCTCCGCAGGTCGAGGCGAGCCGGAGCGTCTGGCTGCGGCGCGTATCGCTCGACTTGATCGGGCTACCGCCCTCCACCGCGGAACTGGACGCGTTCAATGCGGACCAATCTCCAGATGCCTATGACAAGGTCGTGACACGCCTACTCGACAGTCCCCAGTATGGTGAACGATGGGGACGACACTGGATGGATATCTGGCGTTATAGCGACTGGTGGGGACTGGGTGCCGAAGTTCGCAACTCGCAGAAACATATCTGGCACTGGCGTGACTGGATCATCGAGTCTTTGAACGCAGATAAACCTTATGACCAGATGCTGCGTGAAATGCTGGCCGCCGACGAACTGTATCCGAACGACTTCGATCGGCTGCGCGCCACGGGATATCTCGCACGGCAGTACTTCATCTTCAATCGCACCACCTGGATGGACGAGACCGTCGAACACACATCGAAATCGATGCTCGGGCTGACGCTCAACTGTGCGAAATGCCACGATCACAAGTACGACCCGCTCTCACACGTCGATTACTACAGTCTGCGTGCGATCTTCGAACCGTACCAGATTCGCACGGAAATGGTTCCGGGCCAGATGGACTACGAGAAAGACGGAATCCCGCGTGCGTTCGATGCCCACCTGGACGAGCCGACCTATCTACACATCCGTGGCAACGACCTCAACCCCGATAAAAGTCGCGTGATCCCCCCCGCCGTTCCTGCAATCCTGGTGTCAGACCGATTGAAACTCACGATTGAACCCATTTCGCTTCCGGCAGAAGCTCCCTTTCCCGGCCTGCGAGACTTCGTCGTTCAGGCACATCGAAATGCCGCCCATCAGCAGATTGCGACCGCTCGTTCCGCGGTCGAAACGGCCGAGCAGAGCCTTCGCGAGTCTGAATTTGCAGCGAGTGCGGAACGGGACGCGAGCATCGCCGACGCGCTGAGGCCTTCTAACGCGTCAACGCCCGCACTCTTGCACGACAACTTTTCCACGCCACGCCCCGACCTTTGGGAGCAGTTCGCGGGCAATTGGGCCTACGAAAATGGTCGGCTTGTCCAGACGCAAACCGGTCCAGCCCGTGCCGCATTGCGATTGAAGCAACTGCCGCCGACCGATTTTGAAGCAAAGCTGAAGTATATCCCGGGTGCGGGTGGAACCTGGAAGTCGGTTGGAATCTCGTGCGATGTCACGGATGCCGGAAACGAACTACTCGCCTATGTCAGCGCCGTGACGGGGCAACCGAAATCGCAGATTGCTTTCAAGCAAGGCCGCGAATACGTCTATCCTCCGAACGCATTCCAGTCGTGCAAAGTGGAACTCCATCAACCACACGACGTCGTGTTGCGCGTCCGAGGCACGCTGCTGAACATGTCTTTCGATGGACAACATTCAATTGCATTTCGCTTGCCCTCAAACCTGTCCCGTCAGTCGGGTCATATGGAATTGATCGCATTCGACGCGGCAGCGGAGTTCCTTTCATTTGAACTCTACCCACTGCCGCCAGAAACAAAACTTATTGAGGATGCCGACTACGCAAAATCAACAGCGACCACCGTACTGATGCCGGTCGACCAGGCGCAGCTTGCCTTGTCCATTGCGAAGAAAGCACATGTCACGGCCCAGATGCAACTCGCATCAATCGAAGCGCGTGCCACTGCAGACCAGGCCGTCTATGGTCATCGCCAACCCAGCGGCGTGACATCGAGCAACGATTCGATCTCTGACTCGCATACCACAATGACTCTGGTCCTCGCCGCGAGCAAATCCGAGCTTTCCCTCGCGGCTTCACGGGCGGATGAAGCGTTCTGTCGCGCGGAGCTGGCACGACTGCAGGCCCCCGCCGACAAGAAGGAGGAAGCCGAGAAGAAGCTCACGGCCGCCAAATCGACTCTCGAAGCCGCGGTCAAAGCGATGGAAACGCCAAAAGAGACGCACACGCCGCTACCAGGCGCAAAGAAGACTCAAGAAGATTACCAGAACCGAAACGCCGACAAACCCTTTCCGGCGTCCAGCAGTGGACGTCGAGCAGCGTTCGCCAAATGGCTGACCGACCCGCGCAATCCGCTTCCCGCGCGTGTTGCAGTCAATCACATCTGGACACGACATATGGGCAAGCCCCTGGTTGCCACCGTGTTTGATTTTGGTCGCAATGGCGCGCCGCCCACACATCCCGCACTGCTTGATTGGCTCGCCAGTGAACTTGTTGAGCAGAACTGGAGCATGAAACATCTCCATCGGTTAATCGTGTTGTCAGAGACATATCGGCTCTCGTCGTCCAGTGCCAACGCCAGCGACGCGACGCTCGCCGCCGATTCCGACAACCGCTTCTATTGGCGCATGAATCCCGTACGGATGGAGTCGCAGGTCGTGCGTGACAGCCTGCTCTTCCTCGCCGGAGAACTGGACTTGTCGATGGGTGGTCCGTCGATTGCGATCAACGATGAAACCTCACGACGACGCAGTCTATATTTTGTCCATTCGCACAATGACCACCAGAAGTTTCTCTCCACATTTGACGACGCCAGCGTCCTGGACTGTTACCGGCGCGCGGAAAGCATCGTGCCGCAGCAAGCTCTCGCTCTTGAAAACAGCTCATTCGTCACGAGGATGGCCGGGAAGATTTCTCAGCGGCTGGCGAACGCACAGCCTGATGCTTCTGACGGCGATTTCATTCGTTCGGCCTACTTAAGCGTTCTGTCCGTCGAACCCACTTCTGAGGAACAGGCAACAATGTCCGAGATCCTCAGTCGCTTGACGGAACTCGCACGTGCGAAGAAACGCCCAAATCCCGAGTCGCTCGCTCGCACAACTGTCGTGCAGACTCTGATTAACCTCAACGACTTCATCACGATTCGATGA